The following proteins are co-located in the Macadamia integrifolia cultivar HAES 741 chromosome 3, SCU_Mint_v3, whole genome shotgun sequence genome:
- the LOC122072697 gene encoding probable alpha,alpha-trehalose-phosphate synthase [UDP-forming] 9, with product MFSRSCANLLNLVSTGEDFPHIKRTRNRLPRVMTVPGIISDFDDDDDEGRSDCGVSDVVSSVSQERRIVVANQLPLKYQRDLETKKWCFEWDKEALVLQLKDGFSADVEVVYVGCLKVEIDVSEQEEVAQLLLDKFRCVPTFLPSDIQNKFYHGFCKQHLWPLFHYMLPISPNHGARFDRALWQAYVSANKIFADKVIEVINPDEDSVWVHDYHLMVLPTFLRKHYHRVKLGFFLHSPFPSSEIYRTLPVRDEILRSLLNSDLIGFHTFDYARHFLSCCSRMLGLDYESKRGYIGLEYYGRTVSIKILPVGVHMGQLESVLSLSETAKKAQELKERFEGKIVILGVDDMDMFKGISFKFLAMGQLLEQHPELKGKVVLIQIANPARTRGKDIEEVQEETHLIAKSINEKYGRPGYEPIVFVNGYVPTFEKAACYAISECCVVNAVRDGMNLVPYEYTVCRQGSPVLDEALCIDGSNTRRKSMIVVSEFIGCSPSLSGAIRVNPWNIDAVSEAMNLAITMPEAEKQMRHEKHYKYVSSHDVAYWSRSFDQDLERACREHFLRRCWGIGFGLGFRVVALGPNFRKLSVEHIAPAYRRTNSRVILLDYDGTMMPQASVDKTPSNEVISVLNSLCSDPKNIVFIVSGRGKDSLSRWFSPCEKLGIAAEHGYFTRWSRDSEWESPLLATDFDWIKIAEPVMELYTETTDGSYIEHKESALVWHHQEADPDFGSCQAKELLDHLESVLANEPVLVKRGQHIVEVKPQGVSKGIVVENLISTMLNRGKPQPPDFVLCIGDDRSDEDMFESVARSVSNPSLPATAEVFACTVGQKPSKAKYYLDDTVDVIKLLQGIAAVAVQPSKPAHFQVSFEGSL from the exons ATGTTCTCTAGATCGTGTGCGAATTTGTTGAATTTGGTATCTACCGGGGAGGATTTCCCCCATATCAAACGAACAAGGAATCGGCTTCCGAGGGTCATGACTGTTCCTGGTATAATCTCTGATtttgatgacgatgacgatgagggTCGAAGTGATTGCGGGGTTTCAGATGTTGTATCCTCTGTTTCGCAGGAAAGGAGGATTGTCGTTGCAAATCAGCTCCCCTTAAAATACCAGCGTGATTTGGAGAccaaaaaatggtgttttgaaTGGGATAAAGAAGCGCTTGTGTTGCAGCTCAAAGATGGGTTCTCCGCTGATGTCGAAGTTGTTTATGTTGGTTGCTTGAAGGTTGAGATCGACGTTTCAGAGCAAGAAGAGGTAGCACAGTTGCTTCTTGACAAGTTTCGGTGCGTCCCTACCTTTTTGCCTTCCGATATTCAGAATAAGTTCTATCATGGTTTCTGTAAACAACACCTGTGGCCTCTGTTCCATTACATGTTACCCATATCTCCTAACCATGGAGCGCGTTTCGATCGGGCTCTGTGGCAGGCCTATGTTTCTGCCAACAAGATTTTTGCAGATAAAGTGATTGAGGTGATAAACCCAGATGAGGATTCTGTGTGGGTTCATGATTATCATCTCATGGTGCTTCCCACTTTCTTGAGGAAACACTATCACCGTGTGAAGCTTGGATTTTTCCTGCACAGTCCTTTTCCCTCATCAGAAATATATAGAACACTGCCTGTGAGGGATGAGATCCTCCGGTCTTTACTGAATTCTGATCTTATTGGTTTCCATACGTTTGATTATGCTAGGCATTTCTTGTCTTGCTGTAGTAGGATGTTGGGTCTAGATTATGAATCTAAGAGGGGTTACATTGGGCTTGAGTATTATGGCCGGACTGTGAGCATTAAGATTTTACCTGTTGGGGTACACATGGGTCAGCTTGAATCTGTTCTCTCACTCTCGGAGACTGCCAAGAAGGCCCAAGAGCTGAAAGAAAGATTTGAAGGAAAGATTGTAATATTGGGAGTGGATGATATGGATATGTTTAAGGGTATTAGTTTCAAGTTTCTTGCAATGGGACAGCTCCTAGAACAGCATCCTGAATTGAAAGGGAAGGTGGTTTTAATTCAGATTGCAAACCCTGCGAGGACTCGGGGTAAGGATATAGAGGAGGTTCAAGAAGAGACCCATCTAATTGCAAAATCCATCAATGAGAAGTATGGGAGGCCCGGGTATGAGCCGATTGTCTTCGTCAATGGTTATGTTCCCACATTTGAGAAGGCTGCATGTTATGCCATTTCTGAGTGTTGTGTGGTGAATGCAGTGAGGGATGGAATGAATTTGGTGCCTTACGAGTACACAGTTTGCAGGCAGGGTAGCCCTGTTTTAGATGAGGCTTTGTGCATTGATGGGTCAAACACTCGAAGGAAGAGCATGATCGTTGTGTCTGAGTTCATTGGGTGTTCACCCTCTCTTAGCGGTGCCATTCGAGTCAACCCGTGGAATATTGATGCGGTCTCTGAAGCCATGAATTTGGCAATCACCATGCCGGAGGCTGAAAAACAGATGCGCCATGAAAAGCACTATAAATATGTTAGCTCTCATGATGTTGCCTATTGGTCTCGGAGTTTCGATCAGGACTTAGAGAGAGCTTGCAGAGAGCATTTCCTCAGGAGATGTTGGggtattggttttggtttgggctTCAGGGTTGTTGCTTTGGGGCCTAATTTCAGGAAGCTTTCAGTTGAGCACATTGCCCCTGCATATAGGAGGACAAATAGCAGAGTGATCCTTCTGGACTATGATGGCACCATGATGCCACAAGCATCCGTCGACAAGACTCCTAGTAATGAAGTAATTTCAGTCTTGAATAGTTTATGCAGCGATCCGAAGAATATTGTTTTCATTGTGAGTGGCAGAGGAAAGGATTCTCTAAGCAGATGGTTTTCTCCCTGTGAGAAGCTGGGTATTGCTGCTGAGCATGGCTACTTCACAAG GTGGAGTAGAGATTCTGAATGGGAGTCTCCTCTATTAGCAACAGACTTTGATTGGATAAAGATCGCTGAGCCTGTAATGGAACTTTACACGGAAACAACCGATGGATCATATATTGAGCATAAGGAGAGTGCATTGGTGTGGCACCATCAAGAAGCTGACCCAGATTTTGGGTCCTGCCAGGCAAAGGAATTGCTTGATCATCTGGAGAGTGTGCTCGCTAATGAGCCCGTCCTGGTCAAAAGAGGTCAACACATTGTTGAAGTGAAACCACAG GGTGTAAGCAAGGGTATAGTTGTTGAAAACCTTATATCAACCATGTTGAATAGGGGAAAGCCACAGCCACCAGATTTTGTGCTATGCATTGGAGATGATAGATCAGATGAAGACATGTTCGAGAGCGTTGCGAGATCTGTATCAAATCCATCATTGCCGGCCACAGCCGAAGTGTTTGCCTGCACTGTTGGTCAGAAGCCAAGTAAGGCAAAGTACTATCTAGATGATACAGTTGATGTCATCAAGCTGCTTCAAGGCATTGCTGCAGTAGCAGTGCAGCCATCAAAGCCTGCACATTTTCAGGTGTCCTTTGAGGGCTCTCTTTGA